A genomic region of Haemorhous mexicanus isolate bHaeMex1 chromosome 14, bHaeMex1.pri, whole genome shotgun sequence contains the following coding sequences:
- the MSN gene encoding moesin isoform X1, translating into MPKTISVRVTTMDAELEFAIQPNTTGKQLFDQVVKTIGLREVWFFGLQYQDTKGFSTWLKLNKKVTAQDVRKESPLLFKFRAKFYPEDVAEELIQDITQRLFFLQVKEAILNDDIYCPPETAVLLASYAVQSKYGDFNKDVHKSGYLASDKLLPQRVLEQHKLNKDQWEERIQVWHEEHRGMIREDAVLEYLKIAQDLEMYGVNYFSIKNKKGSELWLGVDALGLNIYEQNDRLTPKIGFPWSEIRNISFNDKKFVIKPIDKKAPDFVFYAPRLRINKRILALCMGNHELYMRRRKPDTIEVQQMKAQAREEKHQKQMERALLENEKKKRELAEKEKEKIEREKEELMERLKQIEEQTKKAQQELEEQTRRALELEQERKRAQEEAEKLAKERREAEEAKEALLRASHDQQKTQEQLAAEMAELTARITQLELARQKKESEAQEWQYKAQRVQEDLEKTKEELKTAMSTPHVTEPMHSENEHDDEQDENAAEASAELRSEATIKDRSEEERTTEAEKNERVQKHLKALSSELANARDETKKTANDMIHAENMRLGRDKYKTLRQIRQGNTKQRIDEFESM; encoded by the exons aTCAGTGTGCGTGTTACCACCATGGATGCTGAGCTGGAGTTTGCCATCCAGCCCAACACCACAGGGAAGCAACTCTTTGATCAG GTTGTCAAGACAATTGGTTTGCGAGAGGTCTGGTTTTTTGGACTTCAGTATCAAGACACCAAGGGTTTCTCGACATGGCTAAAATTGAACAAAAAG GTAACAGCACAGGATGTACGTAAAGAAAGCCCCCTGCTTTTCAAATTCCGTGCCAAGTTCTACCCAGAAGATGTGGCAGAAGAGCTGATCCAGGACATCACACAGCGCCTGTTCTTCCTCCAAGTGAAGGAGGCAATTCTGAACGATGACATTTACTGTCCCCCAGAAACAGCTGTCCTGCTGGCTTCCTATGCCGTCCAGTCCAAATACGGAGACTTCAACAAAGATGTGCACAAGTCTGGCTACCTTGCTAGTGATAAACTGCTCCCACAAAG GGTTTTGGAGCAGCACAAGCTTAACAAGGACCAGTGGGAGGAGAGGATCCAGGTGTGGCATGAGGAACATCGAGGAATGATTAG AGAAGATGCTGTCTTGGAGTACCTGAAAATTGCACAGGATCTGGAAATGTATGGTGTGAACTACTTCAGCATTAAGAACAAGAaaggctctgagctctggctaGGTGTAGATGCTCTTGGACTCAACATTTATGAGCAGAATGATAG GCTAACACCAAAAATTGGATTCCCCTGGAGTGAGATCAGAAATATCTCATTCAATGACAAGAAATTTGTTATTAAGCCTATTGACAAGAAAGCACCA GACTTTGTATTCTATGCCCCTCGGTTACGGATTAACAAGCGAATCCTGGCGCTTTGCATGGGGAACCACGAGCTCTACATGCGCAGACGTAAACCAGACACCATTGAGGTGCAGCAGATGAAGGCACAGGCTCGGGAAGAGAAACACCAGAAACAGATGGAGAG AGCCCTGCTGGAGaatgagaagaagaagagggagttggcagaaaaggagaaggagaagattGAGCGTGAGAAGGAGGAGCTGATGGAGAGACTCAAGCAAATTGAGGAGCAAACCAAGAAAGCTCAGCAAG AATTGGAAGAACAGACCCgcagagctctggagctggaaCAGGAGAGAAAACGAGctcaggaggaagcagagaaacTGGCTAAGGAACGTAGAGAAGCAGAAGAGGCCAAGGAGGCCCTATTGAGAGCATCCCATGATCAACAAAAGACCCAGGAACAGTTG gctgctgaGATGGCAGAACTCACAGCTAGGAtcacacagctggagctggccaGGCAGAAGAAGGAGAGTGAGGCGCAGGAGTGGCAGTATAAG GCACAGAGGGTGCAGGAGGACCTAGAGAAGACCAAAGAGGAGTTGAAGACTGCCATGAGCACCCCTCATGTCACTGAACCCATGCACTCTGAGAACGAGCATGATGATGAGCAGGATGAGAACGCAGCAGAGGCCAGTGCTGAGCTGCGGTCGGAGGCCACCATCAAGGACCGCAGTGAGGAGGAGCGCACCACTGAGGCAGAGAAGAATGAGAGGGTCCAGAAACACTTGAAG GCTCTTTCCTCAGAGCTGGCAAACGCTCGGGATGAAACCAAGAAGACAGCCAATGACATGATCCACGCGGAGAACATGCGCCTGGGCCGAGACAAGTACAAGACCCTGCGCCAGATCCGGCAGGGGAACACCAAGCAGCGCATCGACGAGTTCGAGTCCATGTAA
- the MSN gene encoding moesin isoform X2, translated as MLSWSLPSSPTPQGSNSLIRVLEQHKLNKDQWEERIQVWHEEHRGMIREDAVLEYLKIAQDLEMYGVNYFSIKNKKGSELWLGVDALGLNIYEQNDRLTPKIGFPWSEIRNISFNDKKFVIKPIDKKAPDFVFYAPRLRINKRILALCMGNHELYMRRRKPDTIEVQQMKAQAREEKHQKQMERALLENEKKKRELAEKEKEKIEREKEELMERLKQIEEQTKKAQQELEEQTRRALELEQERKRAQEEAEKLAKERREAEEAKEALLRASHDQQKTQEQLAAEMAELTARITQLELARQKKESEAQEWQYKAQRVQEDLEKTKEELKTAMSTPHVTEPMHSENEHDDEQDENAAEASAELRSEATIKDRSEEERTTEAEKNERVQKHLKALSSELANARDETKKTANDMIHAENMRLGRDKYKTLRQIRQGNTKQRIDEFESM; from the exons ATGCTGAGCTGGAGTTTGCCATCCAGCCCAACACCACAGGGAAGCAACTCTTTGATCAG GGTTTTGGAGCAGCACAAGCTTAACAAGGACCAGTGGGAGGAGAGGATCCAGGTGTGGCATGAGGAACATCGAGGAATGATTAG AGAAGATGCTGTCTTGGAGTACCTGAAAATTGCACAGGATCTGGAAATGTATGGTGTGAACTACTTCAGCATTAAGAACAAGAaaggctctgagctctggctaGGTGTAGATGCTCTTGGACTCAACATTTATGAGCAGAATGATAG GCTAACACCAAAAATTGGATTCCCCTGGAGTGAGATCAGAAATATCTCATTCAATGACAAGAAATTTGTTATTAAGCCTATTGACAAGAAAGCACCA GACTTTGTATTCTATGCCCCTCGGTTACGGATTAACAAGCGAATCCTGGCGCTTTGCATGGGGAACCACGAGCTCTACATGCGCAGACGTAAACCAGACACCATTGAGGTGCAGCAGATGAAGGCACAGGCTCGGGAAGAGAAACACCAGAAACAGATGGAGAG AGCCCTGCTGGAGaatgagaagaagaagagggagttggcagaaaaggagaaggagaagattGAGCGTGAGAAGGAGGAGCTGATGGAGAGACTCAAGCAAATTGAGGAGCAAACCAAGAAAGCTCAGCAAG AATTGGAAGAACAGACCCgcagagctctggagctggaaCAGGAGAGAAAACGAGctcaggaggaagcagagaaacTGGCTAAGGAACGTAGAGAAGCAGAAGAGGCCAAGGAGGCCCTATTGAGAGCATCCCATGATCAACAAAAGACCCAGGAACAGTTG gctgctgaGATGGCAGAACTCACAGCTAGGAtcacacagctggagctggccaGGCAGAAGAAGGAGAGTGAGGCGCAGGAGTGGCAGTATAAG GCACAGAGGGTGCAGGAGGACCTAGAGAAGACCAAAGAGGAGTTGAAGACTGCCATGAGCACCCCTCATGTCACTGAACCCATGCACTCTGAGAACGAGCATGATGATGAGCAGGATGAGAACGCAGCAGAGGCCAGTGCTGAGCTGCGGTCGGAGGCCACCATCAAGGACCGCAGTGAGGAGGAGCGCACCACTGAGGCAGAGAAGAATGAGAGGGTCCAGAAACACTTGAAG GCTCTTTCCTCAGAGCTGGCAAACGCTCGGGATGAAACCAAGAAGACAGCCAATGACATGATCCACGCGGAGAACATGCGCCTGGGCCGAGACAAGTACAAGACCCTGCGCCAGATCCGGCAGGGGAACACCAAGCAGCGCATCGACGAGTTCGAGTCCATGTAA